The following are encoded together in the Panicum virgatum strain AP13 chromosome 6K, P.virgatum_v5, whole genome shotgun sequence genome:
- the LOC120711740 gene encoding uncharacterized protein LOC120711740: METDQQRSTQRWERLRRAAEGKELLIEKTDSWDPVEHDAGDDLLMERREPLVRRWRRLKAVSMVVFSSRPAYNKMQIEPSDQSVESQTDHLIAAAKTDLGVNRPQPQPTTTSQVQALQSPRHKAKLRSNNPVPEVVIMDVESNLPRSTETTQVQTFLSPRHAAKPPNNSVPEVVMDVTSNLPETSQVAAVHVSTVDKMKKEQQGRCFKYSQKALGFAICTLIGYASAVSLSSSSNGGDNGSDGKKDNTTFKLAIAPFFVAICTDLFSLKTKAKQGNVLVYLSAFHLMLMTYFIFISFNMNYAYAIIFLPLVAGASLLQQKIWPEGHRQSTDEKVSKDLDNMFDLSALVLNWSTFISAIMAIFRDLIPAAGQNQYISFSAVGLLFFLTIILGLYLMLITTVRTAALNLHAKYLDVLLICLLVSTLITALITFINKK; encoded by the exons ATGGAAACGGATCAGCAACGCTCGACGCAGCGCTGGGAGCGactccggcgagcggcggagggCAAGGAGTTGTTGATAGAGAAAACTGATTCATGGGATCCGGTGGAGCATGATGCAGGTGACGACCTGCTTATGGAAAGAAGGGAGCCTCTGGTGAGGCGGTGGCGACGGCTGAAGGCCGTGTCCATGGTGGTGTTCAGTAGCCGGCCGGCGTACAACAAGATG CAAATAGAGCCTTCAGATCAGTCCGTGGAGTCTCAAACTGATCATTTAATAGCGGCAGCTAAGACAGATCTTGGGGTGAACCGTCCACAACCACAACCAACGACCACCTCTCAG GTACAAGCTTTGCAATCTCCACGACACAAGGCTAAGTTAAGAAGCAATAATCCAGTCCCGGAGGTTGTAATAATGGATGTTGAATCAAACCTTCCACGATCAACAGAAACAACTCAG GTACAGACTTTTCTATCTCCGCGACATGCTGCAAAACCTCCCAATAATTCAGTCCCTGAGGTTGTAATGGATGTTACATCAAACCTTCCAGAAACATCTCAG GTAGCTGCAGTCCATGTCTCCACAGTTGACAAGATGAAAAAGGAGCAACAGGGGCGTTGCTTCAAATACTCGCAGAAGGCCCTTGGGTTTGCCATCTGCACGCTCATTGGATATGCAAGTGCTGTATCACTATCATCCAGCAGCAATGGCGGCGACAATGGCAGCGATGGCAAGAAGGACAACACAACTTTCAAACTCGCCATTGCACCCTTCTTCGTTGCCATCTGCACTGACCTCTTCTCGTTGAAGACGAAGGCAAAGCAGGGCAATGTCTTGGTCTACCTCTCAGCATTCCATCTGATGCTGATGACATACTTCATATTCATCTCATTCAACATGAACTACGCCTACGCCATTATCTTCCTTCCTCTAGTGGCTGGTGCCTCCCTCCTTCAACAAAAGATATGGCCTGAAGGGCATCGCCAAAGCACCGATGAAAAAGTTAGTAAAGACCTAGACAACATGTTTGACCTGTCCGCTCTTGTCCTCAACTGGAGCACTTTTATCAGCGCAATCATGGCCATATTCAGGGACTTGATTCCTGCTGCTGGGCAAAACCAATACATATCATTCAGCGCTGTAGGGCTCTTGTTCTTCCTCACTATCATTCTAGGGCTCTATCTGATGTTGATCACAACAGTGAGAACTGCGGCTTTAAATCTCCATGCGAAGTACCTCGATGTCCTGCTTATCTGCTTGCTAGTGAGCACTCTAATCACCGCCCTGATCACGTTTATTAACAAGAAATAG